GTGCTGAAAGCCGATGCGGCGGGCGCCGACCGGCTGGCGGCCTCGGGCGAACTGGCCCGGCTGTCGGAGGAACGCCACGGCGCCATCCGCGTCGGCACGGCGGACGAACTGGCGACTATCGCCCGCGCCTTCGCGGTCATGGGGATGGCGCCGGTCAGCTATTACAATCTGGCGCCGGCGGGGGTGCCGGTGCATTCCACCGCCTTCCGGCCGGTCGATCCGGCGGCCTTGGCGCGCAATCCGTTTCGGGTCTTCTGCTCGCTGTTGCGGCTGGAGCTTATCGAGGACGAAGCCTTGCGGGCCGAAGCCGGCGAGACCCTGGCCCGGCGCGACATCTTCACCCCCGGAGCGCGCGCGCTGATCGAGACGGCCGAGCGCGAGGGCGGGCTGGACACCGATCAGGCCGACCGCTTCGTCGCCGAACTGCTGGAGACCTTCCGCTGGCACGCTGAGGCGACGGTCAGCGCGACGACCTATGAACGGCTGGTCGCGGCGCACCGGCTGATCGCCGACGTGGTCAGTTTCAAGGGGCCGCACATCAACCATCTGACGCCGCGCACCCTGGACATCGACGCCGCCCAGGCCGCCATGCCCGCGCGCGGCATCGCGCCCAAGGAAACCATCGAGGGGCCGCCCGCCCGCGCCTGCCCCATCCTGCTGCGCCAGACCAGTTTCAAGGCCCTGCAGGAGGCGATCACCTTCCCCGGCGCCGACGGCCCCACGGCCGGCGCCCACACCGCCCGCTTCGGCGAGATCGAGCAACGCGGCTGCGCCCTGACGCCCTCCGGCCGCGCCCTGTACGATCAGGCCCTGGCGACCAGGGACTTCTCCGCCCTGCCCGACGACTGGGATGGGTTGCGCCGAGGCGAACTGGCCTGGTTCCGTTATCGTCCGACGCCGCAGGGGCTGGCGACACGGGTCGAAACCGCCGACCTGGACGCCCTGATCGCCCAAGGCTGCGTCGTCGCCGAGCCGATCACCTACGAGGACTTCCTGCCCGTCAGCGCGGCCGGCATCTTCCAGTCCAACCTGGGCGCCGAGGCCCGCCAGATCGCCTATGACGTCGATCCCGCCCGCGCCGCTTTCGAAACCGCCCTGGGTCGCCCGGTCCAGGACGAGATGACCCTGTACCGCGCAGAACAAGACGCCAGTATCGCCGCCACCCTGAAGGCGTTGGGGCTCGGGCAGGACTGATTTTCTGACGCCCGGCAGGCGCGTGATGATCCAATCGATCATTTGGCGCACGAAGCCGCGATGGCGATGACCCTGCCCACTGCACCTTGCGCCAGGGGATTTCGCTGCAGGCGGGCGAGATGACATTTGGAGAACCGGCGCACCCTATGTCGGACTATAGGGCCGCCGCGCTGTAGCGCGCCCAAGAAGCTCGCTTGAACCCCGCCCCGTCCCGCTCTAAGCCAAGGGGACAACAGGAGCATATCATGCTGGCGCTCGGCATTATCTTCGGCTTCATCGCCGTCATCGCGGCTTTCAATGTGTTCGAGTTCGGTCGGGTTGACTGAGGCCGTCGCCAGTCCGGGGCGGGGCGTCGCCCTGGTCACGGGTGGGGCGCGCAGGATCGGACGGGCCATTTGTCTGAGGCTGGCGCGGGCCGGGTTCGATGTGGCGATCCACCATCATGCGTCGGGCGACGAGGCGCGGGGCCTGGCCGAGGAGATCGCGGGCCTGGGGCGGCGCGCCTGTCTGTTGCAGGCCGACCTGGCGGACGAAGCGCGGGTGCGCGGGCTGATCCCGGCGGCGGCCGAGGCGCTGGGGCCGGTGACGGTTCTGGTCAACAACGCCTCGGTGTTTCGGGACGACCGGATCGGCGGGCTGACGCGCGAAAGCTGGGACGCCCATATCGAGACCAATCTGCGGGCGCCGCTGGTGCTGGCCGAGGCGTTCGCGGCCCAGGCTGTCGAAGGCGCCATCGTCAATCTGCTGGACCAGAAGGTGCTGAAGCCGGACCCGCGCTTCTTCTCCTACAGCCTTTCGCGCAACGGGCTGTGGTGGGCGACCCAGACCCTGGCCCAGGCCCTGGCGCCGGGCATCCGCGTCAACGGCGTGGGGCCGGGGCCGACCCTGCCGTCCATCCATCAGACGCCAGAGGAATTCGCCGCCGAGGCGCGCGCCACCCTGCTGGAAACCCCCGGTAGCCCGGAAGCGGTGGCCGAGGCGGTGCTGTGGCTGATTGACGCCCGGATGGTCACGGGCCAGATGATCGCCGTCGACGGGGGCCAGCATCTGGCCTGGCGCACCCCCGACATCCAGGAGTAGGCCGCGTGGTCCAGTCGTCGCAGGTTTCGCCGTTCCCGGCGCCCGAGCCGGTGCGGTTCGAACGGCTGAGCGTCTTCGTGCGCGGGCTGGAGGTTGAGGCGGGCATCGGGGTCTATGACCACGAACACGGGCGGTTGCAGCGGCTGGTGATCGATGTGACGCTGGAGCTGGAGCCGCGCCCCATCGAGCGGCTGGGCGACACCATCGACTATGAGACTGTGGCCAATGCGGCGCGCGCCATCGCCGAGGCGGGGCATGTGGGCCTGGTGGAGACCTTCGCCGAACGTCTGGCGCGCGCCTGTCTGGAGGACGCACGGGTGCGGCGGGCCACGGTGCGGATCGAAAAGCCGGGCGCCCTGACGGCCGTCGCGGCGCCGGGCTGCGAGATCGTGCTGGGGCGCTAGAGGCGAAGGCCGGTTGCTTCGCGCCGCATCGACCGCCATTGTCGCCCCGATCAGTTCAGCCGGGCGTCCGGCGTGAGAGAAGCGTTGTTCATGGCCGAGCCCGGCGATCCCAAGACCCCTGCCGAAGCGCAGGACGAGACCGATCACGACGCGCACGTCGGCTTCGTCTCGCCCGCCTCTCTGGCCGGGCGGGCGCGCGCAGCGGAGCCAGTCGCGGCGCCGGAACCCGACGACGAGCCGGACCTGTTCGATCCGCCCCTGCCGCCCGAACGTCTGTCGCCCCAGCGCCTCCCACCCGAGCCTGGACCGTTCGACCGCAGCGAGGGGGTGCAGCCCGTCGCCCGTTTCGCCCCCCATTCGCCGCCGCGCGCCGCCGCGCCCCACGCCGCCGTGCGCGAACAGATGCGGGCCGAGACGTCGCGCGCGCCTGACCGCGTTCCGGGACCGGCCGCGCCCATGCGGCTGTATGCGGTCTATGTGCTGATCCTGCTGGCGGTGCCGACGCTGGGCGCCTCGTGCCTGCTGGCGCTGTTGGCGGTGATGCGGCGCGACACGGCGACCGATGCGCTGGAAACCAGCCATGCCCAGTATCAGAGGCGGACGGTGTTCGGCGCCATCGCGACGGCCCTGATCGGCGCCGGGCTGGTGGTGGTCAATATCGGGGTGATCGTCCTGTTCGCCGTCGCGATCTGGATTCTGGCGCGCGGCGCCTATGGGGTGCTGAAACTGAAGAGCGGCCAAGCCGTTCCCCGGCCCCGCAGCTGGCTGTTCTAGACCCAGGATCACCATGACCGACGCCCCCGATTTCTCCACCGGCCGCGAGCCGGAAGGCAAGGTCGGCGCCCTGGTCGCCTGGGCGCTGTTCATCCTGTCGATCCCCAGCGCCAACGTGCTGGTGCTGATCGGCCTGGTCGTGTCCTATGTCACGCGCGGCACGGCGACGGGCGTGGCGCGCCAGCATGTCGACGCGCAGATCGCCCTGTTCTGGTCGGTGTTCTGGTGGACCATCGCGGCCTGGGTGGGCGTGTTCGTCAGTATTCCCCTGATGGCGATCGGGATCGGGGTCGTCACCCTCTTCGTGTTCGGTCTGGCGCTTCTGGCGCTTTCGATCTGGTTCACGGTCAAGAGCGTGCTGGGACTGATCAATCTGGTGCAGAACCGGCCGATCTGAGGGGCCTGGGAACGCGGCGGCCCGGTCGATGGTTGATGCTTCAAAACAGGAGCGACGCATGACCGACGGTCAGGGACAGTTGATCGACAAGGCGGACGAGAACCGCTTTGAACAGGCCTTCAAGAGCGATGGCGGCGATGGCCAGGTCTGGGCCGATTACGCCGTGCGCGGCGATGCCCGAATGATCCTGCACGTCGAGGCGGATCAGACCCTGCGTGGATCGGGCGCGGCGGGGCGGTTCATGCAGGCCCTGGCCGAACATGCCCGCGAGACGGGGATCAAGCTGTATCCGCAATGCAGCTATGCCGTGGCCTGGCACAAACGGCATCCCGATTACGACGACGTGCTGGCGTAAGTCGGCTTCACGAAGCCCGTCATCCCCGCCCGCGCGGCGAGGATGACGGGACGGCAGGCAGGCGCGTTCCCTACCCGCCCGAATAGCCGCCGATGATCGGCAGGATTTCGCCGGTGATGTAGCTGGACATCTGGGGCGAGGCCAGGAAGACGTAGGCGGGGGCGATCTCCTCGGGCTGGGCCGGGCGTTTCATCACCGTCTGTGCGCCGAACTCGGACACGGTTTCGGCGTCCTTGTCGGCGGGGTTCAGCGGGGTCCAGACCGGGCCGGGAGCCACCACGTTCACGCGGATGCCGCGCGGCGCCAGATGCGTGCCCAGCGAGCGTGCATAGGCGTGGATGCCGCCCTTGGTCAGCGAATAGTCCAGCAGATCCTTGTTGCCCTGAAGCCCGGTGACCGAGCCGGTCATGACGATGGCGCCGCCGTTCCGCATATGGGGGACTGCGGCCTTGGTCATGTTGAAATAGCCATAGAGGTTGGTCTTCAGCGTGCGGTCGAAATGCTCGTAGGTCAGGTCCTCGAACGCGCTGACGTGTTCCTGGAAGGCGGCGTTGGGCACCAGGACATCGAGGCGGCCGAAGGCGTCCAGCGTGGCCCTGACCGCCGCCTCGGCGAAGGCGGGGTCGGAGACGTCGCCCTTCAGCACCACGGCGCGGCGACCCTCAGCCTCGACGGCGGTCTTGGTGGTTTCGGCGTCGGCGTCTTCGTCCAGATGGCAGATGACGACGTCGCAGCCTTCGCGCGCGAACAGGACGGCGACCGAGCGGCCGATGCCGGAATCGGCGCCGGTGATCAGGGCGGCGAACCCGTCCAGCTTGCCGGAGCCCTTCCAGAAGGGCGCGTCATAGAGGGGCGCGGGATCGAGCGCCGCCTCGTCGCCCGGCTTGGTCTGATGCTGTTTGGGAAAGGGCGGTTCGGGATAGAGGCGGGCCCCGGCCTGGACCGCGCCGGACGAGGCGGCGTCGCCCGACCGGCCGTCCTTGGCGTCGATGTCGCGCTGGATGGCGCGTTCGTGGTCGGCGACGGCGTCGGCGCGGGCGGTGTCGGTCATCGAAGGCTTCCTGAAGGCTGAAGCCTTAGGAAGCGGTCGAGGGCGGCCGGCGTTCCCGGCCGACGCTCAGCTGACGCGATGGATGATGGTTCGGATGGTCTCGGCCCGGTTGGGCAGGTCGGTCGCCAGGCGCGAGGCGATCTCACGGGCGCCGACCGGATAGGCGTCGCCGCCGTCGGCGATGGCCTTGGCCTTGGCGGCGGCGGCCAGCAACAGCTTCTCCAGCGCTTCGATCTCTTCCAGCGCCAGGGCGTGGGCCTCGAGCTGGAGGCGTTTGACGCGGTCGGCGGTGGTCTCGGGCGCCTTCATCAAATCGTAGATTTCGGCCTCGGCAGCGACGAGCCGCAGGTCGGGCTTGGCGTCGGAACCGTTCGACTTGGCCATGGAATCACATCTCCTCGGAAAGGTCAGAAGGCGAAGGTGATGCCAAGTCGCCTCCGCGTCGAGCTTGACCGTAACGGTTGTGGCGACACTGTGGCCGCCACGCATCGGTGAAAACCCTTACAGCTCCGGCGCGCGGGCCGGGACCATGGCGGGGGCGGCGACGGGGGCCAGGACGCTGCCGGCGACCGCGCGCAGCGGCGAACGCGGCGTGTGCAGCACGGCCGGCGAAACGCTGACGCCGTCCTGAACCGGCGTGACCAGGAAGCCTTTCCTGGCCAGGGCGTCGCCCGAACGGACGCGCGAGGTCCAGACCGCGATCGGGGCGGCCAGCAGCAGCGGCAGGACGATCGGGGCGAACCAGGTGGCCAGGTCGGGGCGGACGGCCAGCGGGATCAGGAAGCCCACGCCGGCGATCATCTGCCAGCGCATGGCGCGCAGGGCGTCGGACCAGGCCAGGCCGTCGGCCTCGCGCTGCTGGGTCGACCAGCCGGTGTCGTGGCCCGAAACGATCTGGAGGAAGGCCTTGGTGTTGGCGACCATCAGGATGGGGGCCAGGATGGCGGACAGGGCGATCTCGGCCGCCATGCCCTTGGCGATGGCGCGGCGGCCGCCGAAGGCGCGCAGCTCGGCCGGGCGGCTGAGGACCAGGGCCGCGCCCATGAACTTGGGCCCGATCAGCAGGATGCCCGACAGGAAGGAGGCCAGCATGAAGGGCGTGAACTGCGGGTTCAGGATGTAGAAGAAGCTGGACCAGTCGACCGGATAGAACATCTGGATGAACAGGCCGACCATCAGCGACGCCAGCCACAGCGGCGACGACAGATAGGCCATGCAGCCCATCAGCAGTTGAAGGCGGCTCATCGGCGACAGACCCTTGGCCGTGATCAGGCCCAGGTGCTGCAGATTGCCCTGGAACCAGCGGTGGTCGCGGCGGATGAAGTCGGTGATCGAGGGCGGGGTCTCTTCCCACGAGCCGTCCAGCGAGGCGGTGACGTGGACGGCCCAGCCGGCGCGGCGCATCAGGGCCGCCTCCACGACGTCATGGCTCATGATATGGCCGCCGAAGGGCTTCCTGCCCTTCAGGTGCGGAAGGCCGCAGCAGGCGGCGAAGGCGCGCGTGCGGATGATGGCGTTGTGGCCCCAGTAGCTGGATTCCGAACCCGTCCAGTAGGCCAGGCCAGCGGCGGCGACGCGGCCGTACAGGCGCACCGAATACTGAGACACGCGTGCGAAGATGGTGCGGGCCTTGATGATGACCGGAGCGGTCTGGATCAGTCCGACGCCGGGATTGCGCTCCATGGCGTCGACCATGCGCAGCAGGGTTTCGCCGGCCATGGTGCTGTCGGCGTCCAGCACGATCATGTTCTCATAGGCGCCGCCGAAACGACGGACCCATTCGGCCAGATTGCCGGCCTTGCGCTCGGCGTTGTCGGTGCGGCGGCGATAGAAGGCCTTGGAATTGGCGGTCAGGCGGAACGACTGGAACACCGAACGCTCGTCGGCGGCGGCGTCTTCCTTGGTCGAATCGCTGAGGACGAAGATGTCGAAGGCCGAGGCGGCGCCCAGGCGGGCCAGGGACTGGTCGATCATGGCCAGACGGGCGAAGGAGGCGCGGGCGTCCTCGTTATACAGCGGCATCAACAGGGCCGTGCGGGTGCGCGGCATGGCCGGATGGGGCGAGAAGGCCAGATCCTGCTGATCCTTGCCGCGCAGCATGACGAACAGGCCCATCAGGCCGCTGACGAACCAGCAGGAGATGGCGGTGATCAGCACCATGAACAGGCCGAAGGCCAGGACCTCGGTCCCGTCCCAGCCCTTGCGGGCATACAGATAGAAGGGGGCGATGGCGGACAGGCCCGTCATGACGATGGTGCCGGCCAAGAGGGCCAGGCGGCGCAAGGCCACCGTGCGCGGCGAGGTCGCGGGCGTCAGTTCGGCCACGGCGTCGGGCGCCGCCAGCGACTGCACCGGCATGGCCAGACGCGCCTCGTCCGGCAGCCACGACCAGGACGGCGTTTGCGCGCCGTGGATCGTCGTCTCGATTTCAGCCTGTTCGACAGGCCGGATCGCCAGCTTGTTCATGCCGCTCTGGTCGCCCCCGAGTGAACCGGATGTCGTCCCGAGGGCTGGGGGCGACGCGGAGTGCTGCACTGCAACACGCCCTGCATAATCGATCACATTCGCGCGAGTTTCAATCACGCAATGTTGATGAAACCGAAAATTGTGGGGGTTTCGTCAAGCCGGGACGTCGAAGGCGGCGACGGTCGGGCGATGCGGCGGCGACTCTGTGGCGACCGACAGCAGTTTACGGTCCAGAACCCAGGCCGCAACCCCGACCCAGCAGACCAGGACGATGGCGTACAGCCGCTCCCACCAGCCGACGTTGGCGTCGTTGACCGTGCCGGGCAGGACCAGATGTTTGGTCAGGACCGTCAGGATGGCCATGATCACGAAGGTCGCGACAAGGAAGACCTTGAGGCGCGGCATGTCGCGGCGTTTCGCCAGGCCCCACAGCAGCAGCAGCGGCGCCAGCTGGATGCCCAGGGCCAGGTTGATGACCATGTGGCGCGGATCGGGCCAGGGCCACAGGGTCGAGGCCGACATGCCCCCGCCCGCCAGGATGAAGACGACGGCGACGACCCAGCCCGCGACCCGCGCCCCGGTCAGGGCGTAGATCGCCAGACCGAATCCGACGCCCGCCAGTCCGGCCATGATTCCGGCCACGAAGACCCCGCCGTTGAAGATGATCGGCGCCTGGGCCTTGGCCCCGCCCAGTTCGCTCAGATACTGGGTGGCGTTGTTGAAGCCGGGGTAGGCGGCGATGGCGGCGGCCACCACGGTCAGGGCCAGAAGGGGCGCCGCGACGCCCACGCCCAGCAGGCGACGGCGGCGGTGATAGCGCAGCCTGGGCTTCAGCAGCGCCTTCAGGTCCAGCGGCCAGGGACGGTCGTCCAGCGGCTTCAGCCCCCACAACGGCCGGATGGCGGGGATGCGCCGCACGACCTCATAGATCGCCAGACTGCCCAGGAAGGTCACGGCGACCAGGCTCAGCGCCTCCAGCCCCGCCGGCAGGGCGGCGGGCCGGATGATCCAGACGGCGGCGACCAGAACGGTCTGGTGCGCCAGATAGAGGGGGAAGGTGGCCTGGGTCAGATAGGTCAGCACCGGCCCGCTGCGGTCACGCAGATGTTTCGATCCGAAGCCCAGGATGGCCACGATGGTCGACCACTGGTCGATGGCATAGACCAGCGGTCGCGGCACGTCCCAGAAGGCGCGCGCGCCGGGATGCCAGACCTGGATCATCATGA
Above is a genomic segment from Candidatus Brevundimonas colombiensis containing:
- a CDS encoding SDR family oxidoreductase — translated: MTEAVASPGRGVALVTGGARRIGRAICLRLARAGFDVAIHHHASGDEARGLAEEIAGLGRRACLLQADLADEARVRGLIPAAAEALGPVTVLVNNASVFRDDRIGGLTRESWDAHIETNLRAPLVLAEAFAAQAVEGAIVNLLDQKVLKPDPRFFSYSLSRNGLWWATQTLAQALAPGIRVNGVGPGPTLPSIHQTPEEFAAEARATLLETPGSPEAVAEAVLWLIDARMVTGQMIAVDGGQHLAWRTPDIQE
- a CDS encoding SDR family oxidoreductase, giving the protein MTDTARADAVADHERAIQRDIDAKDGRSGDAASSGAVQAGARLYPEPPFPKQHQTKPGDEAALDPAPLYDAPFWKGSGKLDGFAALITGADSGIGRSVAVLFAREGCDVVICHLDEDADAETTKTAVEAEGRRAVVLKGDVSDPAFAEAAVRATLDAFGRLDVLVPNAAFQEHVSAFEDLTYEHFDRTLKTNLYGYFNMTKAAVPHMRNGGAIVMTGSVTGLQGNKDLLDYSLTKGGIHAYARSLGTHLAPRGIRVNVVAPGPVWTPLNPADKDAETVSEFGAQTVMKRPAQPEEIAPAYVFLASPQMSSYITGEILPIIGGYSGG
- the mdoH gene encoding glucans biosynthesis glucosyltransferase MdoH, encoding MNKLAIRPVEQAEIETTIHGAQTPSWSWLPDEARLAMPVQSLAAPDAVAELTPATSPRTVALRRLALLAGTIVMTGLSAIAPFYLYARKGWDGTEVLAFGLFMVLITAISCWFVSGLMGLFVMLRGKDQQDLAFSPHPAMPRTRTALLMPLYNEDARASFARLAMIDQSLARLGAASAFDIFVLSDSTKEDAAADERSVFQSFRLTANSKAFYRRRTDNAERKAGNLAEWVRRFGGAYENMIVLDADSTMAGETLLRMVDAMERNPGVGLIQTAPVIIKARTIFARVSQYSVRLYGRVAAAGLAYWTGSESSYWGHNAIIRTRAFAACCGLPHLKGRKPFGGHIMSHDVVEAALMRRAGWAVHVTASLDGSWEETPPSITDFIRRDHRWFQGNLQHLGLITAKGLSPMSRLQLLMGCMAYLSSPLWLASLMVGLFIQMFYPVDWSSFFYILNPQFTPFMLASFLSGILLIGPKFMGAALVLSRPAELRAFGGRRAIAKGMAAEIALSAILAPILMVANTKAFLQIVSGHDTGWSTQQREADGLAWSDALRAMRWQMIAGVGFLIPLAVRPDLATWFAPIVLPLLLAAPIAVWTSRVRSGDALARKGFLVTPVQDGVSVSPAVLHTPRSPLRAVAGSVLAPVAAPAMVPARAPEL
- a CDS encoding DUF998 domain-containing protein, which encodes MNPSASPTQRRYDLDWIRVGAFGLLILYHVGLVYGVYDWHVHSAHTFEWMREAILITNPWRLTLLFLVSGAALRFMTLRRTPRQVARARFERLVPPLLFGAVVLVPIQAWIEAMDKGGWPGGMAGYVAWMAREFGPSGLADGVPVNHLWFIVYIAAYSVVAILLWRKAGLIEGLGRGLERALTGPWLLILPILYLFAIRYSLFPTFGITNVLHWDWYNHALSLAAFVFGFAIVGREDLWRNIERCRWVAAGLAVTALPIMMIQVWHPGARAFWDVPRPLVYAIDQWSTIVAILGFGSKHLRDRSGPVLTYLTQATFPLYLAHQTVLVAAVWIIRPAALPAGLEALSLVAVTFLGSLAIYEVVRRIPAIRPLWGLKPLDDRPWPLDLKALLKPRLRYHRRRRLLGVGVAAPLLALTVVAAAIAAYPGFNNATQYLSELGGAKAQAPIIFNGGVFVAGIMAGLAGVGFGLAIYALTGARVAGWVVAVVFILAGGGMSASTLWPWPDPRHMVINLALGIQLAPLLLLWGLAKRRDMPRLKVFLVATFVIMAILTVLTKHLVLPGTVNDANVGWWERLYAIVLVCWVGVAAWVLDRKLLSVATESPPHRPTVAAFDVPA
- a CDS encoding VOC family protein, with product MSDETVGAIMSAFVHPDDIRSRFSAALSALYRAEVPQYGDLLTLVADINATVLKADAAGADRLAASGELARLSEERHGAIRVGTADELATIARAFAVMGMAPVSYYNLAPAGVPVHSTAFRPVDPAALARNPFRVFCSLLRLELIEDEALRAEAGETLARRDIFTPGARALIETAEREGGLDTDQADRFVAELLETFRWHAEATVSATTYERLVAAHRLIADVVSFKGPHINHLTPRTLDIDAAQAAMPARGIAPKETIEGPPARACPILLRQTSFKALQEAITFPGADGPTAGAHTARFGEIEQRGCALTPSGRALYDQALATRDFSALPDDWDGLRRGELAWFRYRPTPQGLATRVETADLDALIAQGCVVAEPITYEDFLPVSAAGIFQSNLGAEARQIAYDVDPARAAFETALGRPVQDEMTLYRAEQDASIAATLKALGLGQD
- the folB gene encoding dihydroneopterin aldolase encodes the protein MVQSSQVSPFPAPEPVRFERLSVFVRGLEVEAGIGVYDHEHGRLQRLVIDVTLELEPRPIERLGDTIDYETVANAARAIAEAGHVGLVETFAERLARACLEDARVRRATVRIEKPGALTAVAAPGCEIVLGR
- a CDS encoding GNAT family N-acetyltransferase: MTDGQGQLIDKADENRFEQAFKSDGGDGQVWADYAVRGDARMILHVEADQTLRGSGAAGRFMQALAEHARETGIKLYPQCSYAVAWHKRHPDYDDVLA